A single Dunckerocampus dactyliophorus isolate RoL2022-P2 chromosome 2, RoL_Ddac_1.1, whole genome shotgun sequence DNA region contains:
- the LOC129176576 gene encoding calreticulin-like, translating into MGKMQILNAVAVLLVACSVQGTVYFREEFGDGDEWRSRWVDSKHKSDYGEWKLTSGNFYGDSEKDKGLQTSQDARFYATSTRFEPFSNEGKSLVVQFTVKHEQKIDCGGGYVKVFPADLDQTAMHGESSYYIMFGPDICGYSTKKVHVIFNYKGKNHLIKKEIKCKDDELSHLYTLILNPDQTYEVKIDNEKVESGSLEEDWDFLPPKKIKDPEAKKPEEWDDRAKIDDPEDTKPEGWDKPENIPDPDAKKPEDWDEDMDGEWEPPMIPNPEYKGDWKPKQIDNPSYKGTWVHPEIDNPEYSPDSNIYKFGNIGVIGLDLWQVKSGTIFDNFVITDDVKEAEDIGNETWGVTKEPESKMKKEQDDLKRKEEEEKNKEQDTEAGDEEEEEDEEAEDDDDDEEEEEEGLSEEDDAKLKDEL; encoded by the exons ATgggcaaaatgcaaattttgaaTGCTGTTGCGGTGCTTTTAGTAGCATGCTCCGTGCAAGGGACGGTCTACTTTCGTGAGGAGTTTGGCGACGGCG ACGAATGGAGAAGTCGCTGGGTGGACTCCAAACACAAGTCTGACTACGGAGAATGGAAACTGACGTCTGGCAACTTCTATGGGGACTCTGAAAAAGACAAAG gGCTCCAGACGAGCCAGGATGCCCGCTTCTACGCCACCTCCACCCGCTTTGAACCGTTTAGCAACGAGGGCAAGAGCCTGGTAGTCCAGTTCACGGTCAAACATGAGCAGAAAATTGACTGCGGTGGCGGCTATGTTAAGGTCTTCCCGGCCGACCTGGATCAGACGGCGATGCACGGCGAGTCATCATACTACATCATGTTCG gccCTGATATCTGTGGCTACAGCACCAAAAAGGTCCACGTCATTTTCAACTACAAGGGCAAGAATCACCTCATCAAGAAGGAAATTAAGTGCAAG GATGATGAGCTGAGCCACCTGTACACACTGATCCTGAATCCCGATCAGACCTACGAGGTGAAGATTGACAACGAAAAGGTGGAATCCGGCAGCCTAGAAGAGGACTGGGACTTCTTGCCCCCGAAGAAAATCAAGGACCCTGAAGCCAAGAAGCCTGAGGAATGGGATGACCGGGCCAAGATTGATGACCCAGAGGACACCAAGCCTGAG GGTTGGGACAAACCCGAGAACATCCCCGACCCCGATGCCAAAAAGCCAGAGGACTGGGACGAAGATATGGATGGAGAGTGGGAGCCCCCCATGATCCCCAACCCAGAGTACAAG GGAGACTGGAAACCCAAGCAGATTGACAATCCCAGCTACAAAGGAACCTGGGTGCACCCTGAAATCGACAATCCTGAATACAGTCCTGACTCTAACATCTACAAGTTTGGCAACATTGGTGTTATTGGTCTTGACCTTTGGCAG GTGAAATCCGGCACCATCTTTGATAACTTTGTGATCACAGACGATGTGAAGGAAGCAGAGGACATTGGAAATGAGACGTGGGGTGTCACAAAG GAACCCGAGAGTAAAATGAAAAAGGAGCAAGATGACTTAAAAcgaaaggaagaggaggagaagaacaAAGAGCAGGACACCGAGGCGGGCgacgaggaagaagaggaagatgaggaggctgaggatgacgacgacgacgaggaggaggaagaggaaggacTCTCAGAAGAGGATGATGCAAAGCTTAAAGACGAGCTTTGA